In the Euphorbia lathyris chromosome 5, ddEupLath1.1, whole genome shotgun sequence genome, one interval contains:
- the LOC136228648 gene encoding uncharacterized protein, with product MSPSPSSLTLFLSLSHSSLLQLPSLSTISLSLLSLPLMSNNTGPKHIINGWVSISNFLNWIALFSSLKDLSIRVSHNYCNGYSSYEEEELDAELGLETLNLSGITRADDSDSGFGWLWRSCKKLKKLQLESCESIGGDDLSFIKCLKHIEEKELRSCRSIVGLILLRFAENCDRLKSVLIYDGGSEQGLLHFIRNCRSILQKIDLRLPLDFNNVHLSTIGINMRGLSSLRLQSCCLENGEGLKGLNPGIEGSKG from the coding sequence atgtcTCCATCTCCTTCCTCTCTcactcttttcctttctctctctcactcctctctccTTCAACTCCCctctctctctaccatttctctctcactccttTCTCTACCATTAATGAGCAATAACACTGGACCAAAACACATAATTAATGGCTGGGTTTCAATCTCAAATTTCTTAAATTGGATTGcccttttttcttctttaaagGACTTATCAATCCGTGTATCACACAATTACTGCAATGGGTATTCTTCatatgaagaagaagaacttgatgcAGAATTGGGTTTGGAGACTCTTAATTTGTCAGGGATTACAAGGGCGGATGATTCTGATTCTGGTTTTGGTTGGTTATGGAGAAGCTGCAAAAAGCTCAAGAAACTGCAGCTAGAAAGCTGTGAAAGCATCGGTGGTGATGATTTGTCATTTATAAAATGCTTAAAGCATATTGAAGAAAAAGAATTAAGGAGTTGCAGAAGCATTGTTGGTTTGATTTTGTTAAGGTTCGCAGAGAATTGTGATCGTTTGAAGTCTGTGTTGATTTATGATGGTGGAAGTGAGCAGGGATTACTTCATTTCATTAGAAATTGCAGGTCTATTTTGCAGAAAATTGATCTTAGGTTACCTTTAGACTTTAACAATGTTCATCTATCAACTATTGGTATAAATATGAGAGGGCTTTCCTCTCTTAGGCTTCAAAGTTGCTGTCTTGAAAATGGTGAAGGGCTAAAGGGTCTAAATCCAGGGATTGAAGGTTCTAAAGGGTGA